The Microlunatus antarcticus genome window below encodes:
- a CDS encoding SDR family oxidoreductase: MKALLIGGTGIISSECSRLAVERGWELTVLNRGLESSRPPIEGAEVLVGDATDPASVRAAIGSRTFDTVATFRAFTPEQVQADVELFAGRTGQYVFISSASAYSKPVVRLPITESTPLRNPFWRYSRDKIACEDLLVAAYREQDFPATIVRPSHTYDPTLIPLDGGWTMIDRMRRGKPVVVHGDGTSFWTLTHSRDFAKGFVPLLGDPRTLGDAVHITSDEHLTWDAVAQGLATAAGTTADIVHVGSERLGRALPEWKDGIVGDKAHSLIFDNAKIKSIVPDFVATTTWAQGAREIVEWYDAHPEQQVVDTELDQKLDELVAAERA; encoded by the coding sequence ATGAAGGCACTGCTCATCGGCGGCACGGGGATCATCAGCTCGGAGTGCAGCCGGCTCGCGGTCGAACGTGGCTGGGAGCTCACGGTGCTGAACCGCGGGCTCGAGAGCAGCCGACCGCCGATCGAGGGCGCCGAGGTCCTCGTCGGGGACGCGACCGACCCGGCCTCGGTGCGCGCCGCGATCGGGTCGCGCACCTTCGACACGGTGGCGACGTTCCGGGCGTTCACGCCCGAGCAGGTGCAGGCCGACGTCGAGCTGTTCGCCGGGCGTACGGGCCAGTACGTGTTCATCAGCTCCGCCTCCGCGTACAGCAAGCCGGTCGTCCGCCTGCCGATCACCGAGTCGACGCCCCTGCGCAACCCGTTCTGGCGGTACTCGCGCGACAAGATCGCCTGCGAGGACCTGCTGGTGGCCGCGTACCGGGAGCAGGACTTCCCGGCGACGATCGTGCGGCCCTCGCACACGTACGACCCCACCCTCATCCCGCTCGATGGCGGCTGGACCATGATCGACCGGATGCGCCGGGGCAAGCCGGTCGTGGTGCACGGCGACGGGACGTCGTTCTGGACCCTGACGCACTCGCGCGACTTCGCGAAGGGCTTCGTCCCGCTCCTGGGCGACCCGCGCACGCTCGGCGACGCCGTCCACATCACCTCCGACGAGCACCTGACCTGGGACGCCGTCGCGCAGGGCCTGGCCACCGCGGCCGGGACGACGGCCGACATCGTCCACGTCGGCTCGGAGCGGCTCGGCCGGGCCCTGCCCGAATGGAAGGACGGCATCGTGGGCGACAAGGCGCACTCGTTGATCTTCGACAACGCCAAGATCAAGTCGATTGTCCCCGACTTCGTCGCCACGACCACGTGGGCGCAGGGCGCACGCGAGATCGTCGAGTGGTACGACGCCCACCCCGAGCAGCAGGTCGTCGACACCGAGCTCGACCAGAAGCTCGACGAGCTCGTCGCGGCCGAGCGGGCCTGA
- a CDS encoding helix-turn-helix transcriptional regulator, with translation MNGTSSRLLTLLSLLQARRDWPGGLLAERLDVTPRTVRRDVDRLRELGYPVRAFKGPDGGYRLDAGAELPPLLFDDDQAVALAIALQLAVTSGAGVGEAATRALITVRQVMPARLRRRLDAVQVVPVADRTGHEAEPAVLVALTTAVRAREVLRFDYATEHRPDGAPGELVPPRRVEPHHTVVRSGRWYLVAWDLDRDDWRTFRVDRITPRTPTGPRFTPREVPGGDVATFVSARFKGSSGADAWPCTGVVELDLPAADVAPYAADGTVEALGPDRCRLSRGAWSWVGLAATVAGFDAEIRVVGPPELKEAFATLADRLSRAAGGRR, from the coding sequence GTGAACGGAACCTCCTCCCGCCTGCTCACCCTGCTGTCGCTGCTGCAGGCGCGCCGGGACTGGCCGGGTGGGCTGCTGGCGGAACGTCTCGACGTCACCCCCCGTACGGTGCGCCGCGACGTCGACCGGCTGCGTGAGCTGGGCTACCCGGTGCGGGCGTTCAAGGGCCCCGACGGCGGTTACCGGCTCGACGCCGGGGCCGAGCTGCCGCCGCTGCTCTTCGACGACGACCAGGCCGTGGCCCTCGCGATCGCCCTGCAGCTCGCCGTGACGAGCGGGGCCGGGGTCGGCGAGGCCGCGACCCGGGCGCTGATCACCGTGCGCCAGGTGATGCCGGCTCGACTGCGACGCCGGCTCGACGCCGTCCAGGTCGTCCCGGTCGCCGACCGCACGGGCCACGAGGCCGAGCCGGCGGTCCTCGTCGCGCTGACCACCGCCGTCCGGGCACGCGAGGTGCTGCGGTTCGACTACGCGACCGAGCACCGCCCCGACGGTGCGCCGGGCGAGCTCGTGCCGCCCCGACGGGTCGAGCCGCACCACACCGTCGTGCGGTCCGGCCGCTGGTACCTCGTGGCCTGGGACCTCGACCGCGACGACTGGCGGACGTTCCGCGTGGACCGGATCACCCCGCGTACGCCCACGGGGCCGCGGTTCACCCCGCGCGAGGTCCCCGGCGGGGACGTGGCCACGTTCGTCAGCGCGCGGTTCAAGGGCTCGTCCGGGGCGGACGCCTGGCCCTGCACGGGGGTGGTCGAGCTCGACCTGCCCGCCGCGGACGTCGCCCCGTACGCCGCCGACGGGACGGTCGAGGCCCTCGGGCCCGACCGTTGCCGGCTGAGCCGCGGGGCCTGGTCGTGGGTCGGGCTGGCCGCGACCGTGGCCGGGTTCGACGCCGAGATCCGCGTGGTCGGCCCGCCCGAGCTGAAGGAGGCCTTCGCCACCCTGGCGGACCGGCTGAGCAGAGCGGCAGGTGGACGACGCTGA
- a CDS encoding VOC family protein codes for MSVTTTTHLNFRGQAREALDFYASVFGGEVVAFTFAQGATERETADGAVPDQLMWGGVQSPSGFSIMAFDVPPKRAYDAGTDPVYVSVRGTEAEEITRYWQGLIQGGTIRSDLGPAGFSPLYGMVTDRFGVTWVIDVMAPYNG; via the coding sequence ATGAGCGTCACCACCACCACCCACCTGAACTTCCGCGGCCAGGCGCGCGAGGCGCTCGACTTCTACGCGAGCGTCTTCGGCGGGGAGGTCGTGGCCTTCACCTTCGCCCAGGGCGCGACCGAGCGGGAGACCGCCGACGGCGCGGTGCCCGACCAGCTCATGTGGGGCGGCGTCCAGTCCCCGAGCGGCTTCTCGATCATGGCCTTCGACGTGCCGCCGAAGCGCGCGTACGACGCGGGCACCGACCCCGTCTACGTCTCCGTCCGCGGCACGGAGGCCGAGGAGATCACCCGGTACTGGCAGGGCCTGATCCAGGGCGGGACGATCCGGTCCGACCTCGGCCCGGCCGGCTTCTCGCCGCTCTACGGCATGGTCACCGACCGCTTCGGCGTCACCTGGGTGATCGACGTGATGGCCCCGTACAACGGCTGA
- the yczE gene encoding membrane protein YczE: protein MELSRSRLSDRPVVRSLRLLLGLVLFGLALAVLLHGGLGLDPWTVFSFGVSRHVALSLGAVTVISSVVVLLLWIPLRQRPGVGTVANALIVGPVLDLGVAVLPTPDSLVVRVLFMVLAVVMVAVGTGFYVGVGWGPGPRDGLMTGLVRLGLPLYLARTLIEGTVLVIGWLLGGTVGVATVVYALAVGPLVGRFLPRLTLPPTR, encoded by the coding sequence ATGGAGCTGAGCCGCAGCCGGCTGTCCGACCGGCCGGTCGTCCGCAGCCTCAGGCTGCTGCTCGGGCTGGTCCTCTTCGGCCTGGCGCTGGCCGTGCTCCTCCACGGCGGCCTCGGCCTCGACCCGTGGACGGTCTTCAGCTTCGGCGTCAGCCGGCACGTCGCCCTGAGCCTCGGTGCCGTGACCGTCATCAGCTCGGTCGTCGTGCTGCTCCTGTGGATCCCGCTGCGTCAGCGGCCCGGGGTCGGGACCGTCGCCAACGCGCTGATCGTCGGCCCGGTGCTCGACCTCGGGGTCGCCGTGCTGCCGACCCCGGACTCGCTCGTCGTCCGGGTCCTGTTCATGGTGCTCGCGGTGGTCATGGTCGCCGTCGGCACCGGCTTCTACGTCGGCGTCGGCTGGGGTCCGGGACCCCGGGACGGGCTGATGACCGGCCTGGTCCGCCTCGGCCTCCCGCTCTACCTCGCCCGGACCCTGATCGAGGGGACCGTGCTGGTGATCGGCTGGCTGCTCGGCGGCACGGTCGGGGTGGCGACCGTCGTCTACGCCCTCGCCGTCGGTCCGCTGGTGGGACGCTTCTTGCCCCGGCTGACCCTGCCGCCGACCCGCTGA
- a CDS encoding VOC family protein, producing the protein MGVEFQVTFDSADPGAHAAFWAEALHYALQPPPEGFDSWDAALDAWGVDPEHRNDRSALTDPDGVGPRIFFQKVPEPKAAKNRVHLDLRAAAGVPPEGRSAALEAERDRLVALGAREVNRLEPDVENDLCIVMQDPEGNEFCLD; encoded by the coding sequence ATGGGTGTGGAGTTCCAGGTGACCTTCGACAGTGCCGACCCGGGTGCGCACGCGGCCTTCTGGGCCGAGGCGCTGCACTACGCGCTCCAGCCGCCGCCCGAGGGCTTCGACTCGTGGGACGCGGCGCTCGACGCGTGGGGCGTCGACCCGGAGCACCGCAACGACCGGTCCGCGCTGACCGACCCGGACGGTGTCGGTCCACGGATCTTCTTCCAGAAGGTCCCGGAGCCGAAGGCGGCGAAGAACCGGGTCCACCTGGACCTCCGCGCCGCGGCCGGTGTCCCGCCGGAAGGACGCTCGGCGGCGCTCGAGGCGGAACGTGACCGCCTGGTCGCGCTCGGCGCCCGCGAGGTGAACCGCCTGGAGCCCGACGTCGAGAACGACCTCTGCATCGTCATGCAGGACCCGGAGGGCAACGAGTTCTGCCTCGACTGA
- a CDS encoding DinB family protein, with the protein MDVEERAEGTVTSGEREQLESFLHDQRVEIINLLDGLDDEQARRRLVPSATTLLGLVKHASFVERVWFDVAFAGRARADLGIPDAAEDSFVLTQDDTVASVRALYRRAWDSALEIAAGHDLDSVALHNRRSPVSLRWIYLHLVRELARHAGHGDILREQLLAAEDAGGG; encoded by the coding sequence ATGGACGTCGAGGAGCGCGCCGAAGGCACCGTGACGTCCGGCGAGCGCGAGCAGCTCGAGTCGTTCCTGCACGACCAGCGGGTCGAGATCATCAACCTCCTCGACGGGCTGGACGACGAGCAGGCCCGTCGTCGGCTCGTGCCGTCGGCGACCACCCTGCTGGGGCTGGTCAAGCACGCGTCGTTCGTCGAGCGGGTGTGGTTCGACGTCGCGTTCGCGGGGCGTGCGCGGGCCGACCTCGGGATCCCGGACGCCGCCGAGGACAGCTTCGTCCTGACGCAGGACGACACGGTCGCGTCTGTCAGGGCGCTCTACCGCCGGGCGTGGGACAGCGCGCTCGAGATCGCCGCCGGGCACGACCTCGACAGCGTCGCCCTGCACAACCGGCGCAGCCCCGTCTCCCTGCGCTGGATCTACCTGCACCTGGTCCGCGAGCTCGCCCGGCACGCCGGCCACGGCGACATCCTCCGGGAGCAGCTCCTCGCCGCGGAGGACGCGGGAGGCGGCTGA
- a CDS encoding MBL fold metallo-hydrolase: MTSGGAVTITPVHVADLLADGSLMPVYVHVVDHPDGRLLVDTGLTELHPAVADLDPRLRPVAEWDLDLASIDLVVNTHLHFDHCGGNHLFAGRPTYVQRRELDDARTQEDYTIPAWVDATGVRYVPVDGELELLPGIRLVPAPGHTAGSQVVVVETGGRPVVIAGDTAVWFGELDDPRTEGQRLVRALDPELVWLSHTHEPWRPSAV; this comes from the coding sequence GTGACCTCCGGCGGCGCGGTCACGATCACGCCGGTCCACGTCGCCGACCTGCTGGCCGACGGCAGTCTGATGCCGGTATACGTGCACGTCGTCGACCACCCGGACGGGCGCCTGCTCGTCGACACGGGACTGACCGAGCTGCACCCGGCGGTCGCCGACCTGGACCCGAGGCTGCGTCCCGTGGCTGAGTGGGACCTCGACCTCGCCAGCATCGACCTCGTCGTCAACACGCACCTGCACTTCGACCACTGCGGCGGCAACCACCTCTTCGCCGGCAGACCCACGTACGTCCAGCGCCGCGAGCTCGACGACGCGCGGACGCAGGAGGACTACACGATCCCCGCGTGGGTCGACGCTACCGGCGTGCGGTACGTGCCGGTCGACGGAGAGCTCGAGCTGCTGCCCGGCATCCGGCTGGTCCCGGCCCCCGGCCACACAGCCGGTTCGCAGGTGGTCGTCGTCGAGACCGGCGGGCGTCCGGTCGTGATCGCCGGCGACACGGCGGTCTGGTTCGGCGAGCTCGACGACCCGCGTACAGAGGGGCAGCGCCTCGTCCGTGCGCTCGACCCGGAGCTCGTCTGGCTCTCGCACACCCACGAGCCGTGGCGGCCGAGCGCGGTCTGA
- a CDS encoding Gfo/Idh/MocA family protein has product MSDAAVRFGLVGYGFGGRYFHAPMIAGAPGCELVGVVTRSPERRAEVAEEHPGVALHDTVDDLLAAGVDAVTVCTPAATHTAVTDQLLRRGVPVVCDKPFALDAEAARSTVELAEREGVLLSPYQNRRWDSDLLTVRRLLDAGSLGEVRRFESAFERWASDPVPPAAGGGLLRDFGSHLVDQALHLFGPVERVYAETHEIEPEVEDDVLVLLQHASGMRSQLSGAWRQSSPRPRFRVSGDEATFVVTSPMDGQEEALIAGRTPSSEGDDWGQEVEAAWGTLHRGVESEVVPSERGRWDQFYEQFAAAVRGTSPVPVDPWDAVATATVLDAARRSAATGTTVDVPSR; this is encoded by the coding sequence GTGTCTGACGCTGCGGTGAGGTTCGGGTTGGTCGGCTACGGCTTCGGGGGCCGGTACTTCCACGCACCGATGATCGCTGGCGCCCCCGGCTGCGAGCTGGTCGGCGTCGTCACGCGCTCGCCGGAACGGCGCGCCGAGGTCGCCGAGGAGCACCCCGGGGTCGCCCTGCACGACACGGTCGACGACCTGCTCGCGGCGGGCGTCGACGCCGTCACTGTGTGCACGCCCGCAGCGACGCACACGGCGGTCACGGACCAGCTGCTGCGCCGGGGAGTGCCCGTCGTCTGCGACAAGCCGTTCGCGCTCGACGCCGAGGCCGCCCGCAGCACTGTCGAGCTGGCCGAGCGCGAGGGCGTGCTGCTCAGCCCGTACCAGAACCGACGCTGGGACTCCGACCTCCTGACGGTGCGTCGGCTGCTGGACGCCGGCAGCCTGGGCGAGGTGCGGCGCTTCGAGTCGGCGTTCGAGCGCTGGGCCTCGGACCCCGTGCCGCCGGCGGCGGGCGGTGGGCTGCTGCGCGACTTCGGCAGCCACCTCGTCGACCAGGCCCTGCACCTCTTCGGGCCGGTGGAGCGGGTCTACGCCGAGACGCACGAGATCGAGCCCGAGGTCGAGGACGACGTCCTGGTGCTGCTGCAGCACGCGAGCGGCATGCGCTCGCAGCTGTCGGGCGCGTGGCGGCAGAGCTCGCCGCGGCCGCGTTTCCGGGTGAGCGGGGACGAGGCCACGTTCGTCGTCACCTCGCCGATGGACGGGCAGGAGGAGGCCCTCATCGCCGGGCGGACGCCGTCGAGCGAAGGCGACGACTGGGGCCAGGAGGTCGAGGCGGCCTGGGGCACGCTGCACCGCGGCGTCGAGAGCGAGGTCGTGCCCAGCGAGCGCGGCCGCTGGGACCAGTTCTACGAGCAGTTCGCCGCCGCCGTACGCGGGACGTCCCCGGTCCCGGTCGACCCGTGGGACGCCGTCGCGACCGCGACCGTCCTCGACGCGGCGCGCCGGAGCGCGGCCACCGGCACCACGGTCGACGTCCCCAGCCGGTGA